Part of the Xiphophorus couchianus chromosome 19, X_couchianus-1.0, whole genome shotgun sequence genome is shown below.
acaaaaacaaggtAGAAATGCTGCAAAGCGCCGACCCTGTCCCCCATTAAGCTGAAACTCGCCCCACCACGTGGAGTCATACACGCACAGCCTTCGAGGCAGCAGCCTGCACCCGTCTGCAGCGAGATAACTCAGATTTCACGTTACTCAGTGCCTGTAAACATCCAAACTAATACTCATACTGGTACAAGCGTTGGTGCAGATGTAGCCTCAGAAGCTGTGCTTGTATATAATCATCTTTAAAGCCCACCCATTCCTCCATATTGGATAAGACAAAGACTGCCAAAGGGGCATTTCACcctcaataaaaagaaaaagaaaaaaaaggtaaacacaCAAAAGGATAAAGTGATTAATAGACATGATGGGGAACCAAATCTAAAATTAGtttattccattttaatttttcttaaaaatatcaCTGACTTTATTTAGCCAAGCGAACGTCCCATTGGTTTGCTCCCTCCCATCCACCCCTTCCTCCTGAGGTCCAACGACAGCTCTCTGTCACCGAGATCTCAACAGTAACCCATGTTAACGCTGCATGCATGAAGGGAAAGTAAAACAAGACTTTATAGAAGAAAAGGCAGTTGACCCGCCCAAATCATCATGACATCAGGCAGATGGAACCAAGAAGCAGAGGAGCAGCGGCCGAAGTAGCCGGCTGCACGAGGCTGCTAGTCTAATGAGCCGAGATGTGATTGGTCAGCTCAGCGCAGAGGAGATGGGGAATACAAGCCAGTACATGCAgattattggatttttttttttttgcctttaccTTTTTTTGAACTTGTTTATATGGACAGATTTTCATTATTCCAACATTCAGTTTAAATTGTCTATACAGAACAGTATgattaaatgtagatttttgcAATAAGAGGTAAGTGAAACATTTGACTGATTCTTTGTAAGTTCAGTTCATTTGGCGGTCATCATCTGAACAAACTCtgtggaggagagagagagaaaacaatcagaataatgtttttatttgaaagtcgCAGAAGCTGCCGCATGCAGTCATTTTAGATCGGATACCTTCATAATTGACTTGTCCATCGCCGTCGATGTCGGCCTCCCTTATCATCTCGTCGACCTCTTCGTCCGTAAGCTTCTCTCCCAGGTTGGTCATTACGTGACGGAGCTCTGCTGCACTGATGTATCCGTTACCATCCTGGACAAGGCACACACGGTTGGTCAATTATAACATTCGCACTTCTGTCacaccagctctctctctcacacacacacccgggCCCACCTTATCAAAGACTCTGAAGGCCTCCCGGATCTCCTCCTCACTATCTGTGTCCTTCATTTTTCGTGCCATCATAGTTAGAAACTCGGGGAAGTCGATAGTCCCATTGCCTGGAGGACacaagacagacagacatgcaTTATGGCACATTTTTTACCTTATGAGTCCCTGGgaatttttgtgcagttttatttttgcaagtttGCAAACATTAAACTGGCTGTGTATTTtggtgtaaaatgtgtttttctatgatgtttaatcattttaaaaacagttttcaccaacatgaaattatttttaattagactAATTGATCAAAGTGTTTAATGGATTAGGAACTATTAATATGTCTGGTGGGGCTTGAAGTTGATGGCATTCATAGAAATAATCATAGGGGGGGGACATACTAtattaataaacaatatttcaatGCCAGTGTGAGCTGGTGAACCATTTTGTGTCAGTGGTTGACTGTAGATTCAGGAGAAACAGGATTCCACCACAGCATTATATGAACGGGCGTTAAGACATTTGAATGACTGTCACAGGAGattgaaagatttattttgtttgacagGGTTTTTAATTAGATCCTTTTGGCTTTAATATATACATGTTCTTTCAAACTGGTTTATAATAGATTTTATCAtaaaaattgttacattttatgcTTTGtattccatttaaaaatgtttcactgacTTTACATGATGCAGtataaaaattactttatttgctTCGTGTGGCATGTTTTTGGTGGGTTCATTCCACACACAGTCACATCAGGTGAAAAGATTCTGAACAGcagaaagtttaaagaaagcGGCGTACCATCAGCATCCACCTCATTGATCATATCCTGGAGTTCAGCTTCAGTTGGGTTTTGACCCAGTGACCTCATGACTGTGCCCAGCTCTTTGGTGGTGATGGTACCATCTCCATCTTTATCAAACAAGGAGAAGGCCTCCTTGAATTCTGGGCAGGAAAAAGAAGATGACAATTAAACTAAAATTTCAACCTGAAGGTTGAGAAACAGGGTTTGAGTTGACTCGTCTTACCAGCAATCTGCTCTTCTGTTAGTTGGTCAGCCTAAAAGGAGACAGAACAGACTTTTTGAAGTGGGTCACACATGGACACTAAAAGCATGTTGCATAAAAGCCCCCATTAACCA
Proteins encoded:
- the LOC114134100 gene encoding calmodulin, producing the protein MADQLTEEQIAEFKEAFSLFDKDGDGTITTKELGTVMRSLGQNPTEAELQDMINEVDADGNGTIDFPEFLTMMARKMKDTDSEEEIREAFRVFDKDGNGYISAAELRHVMTNLGEKLTDEEVDEMIREADIDGDGQVNYEEFVQMMTAK